One Lucilia cuprina isolate Lc7/37 chromosome 4, ASM2204524v1, whole genome shotgun sequence DNA segment encodes these proteins:
- the LOC111674497 gene encoding uncharacterized protein LOC111674497 produces the protein MSYERHIFLKFFILISIKCAESALLYPQYTVIQLVGSISVPIADLPPNRKVYFDWGLQMNYDMPFNVSSFYSVPIWPTSGSRNLIFSSRAVNKHDFTAKNLYDGLENLLEEYGYDRSCLKQSICELSKYPFDESFANVVTDMVKFFLTPSIHQGFSADEKYEETVYSLAENEGFMGKNCQQIYSECIESPFSLLTTTYF, from the exons ATGTCTTATGAGAGACACATTTtccttaaattctttattttaatttcaatcaaATGTGCAGAAAGTGCGCTATTGTATCCGCAATACACCGTAATTCAG ttggTCGGTTCCATATCCGTGCCAATAGCTGATCTTCCACCAAATCGTAAAGTTTATTTTGATTGGGGTTTACAAATGAACTATGACATGCCATTTAATGTATCATCTTTTTATTCGGTTCCTATATGGCCAACTAGTGGgtcaagaaatttaatatttagttctCGTGCAGTCAATAAACATGATTTTACGgctaaaaatctttatgatgGTTTGGAAAATTTGCTCGAAGA ataTGGTTATGATAGATCCTGCTTGAAACAATCAATTTGTGAGTTGTCAAAATATCCGTTCGATGAATCCTTTGCCAATGTTGTCACTGACATggtaaaattctttttaac GCCTTCTATACATCAAGGTTTTTCAGCAGATGAAAAATATGAGGAAACTGTTTATAGTTTGGCGGAAAATGAAGGATTTATGGGGAAAAATTGTCAGCAAATATACTCGGAGTGCATTGAGAGTCCATTTAGTTTATTAACAAcaacttatttttaa